A window from Pyrococcus kukulkanii encodes these proteins:
- a CDS encoding DNA-directed RNA polymerase subunit D, translating into MVEVEILEKRDDSIKFILKGVHVAFANALRRTILAEVPTFAVDEVEFYENDSALFDEIIAHRLAMIPLTTPVDRFELDALELDDYTVTLSLEAEGPAIVYSGDLKSDDPDVKPVTPDIPIVKLAKGQRLVFNAYAKLGRGKDHAKWQPGFVYYKYYTKIHISKEIEGWEKLKKLAKKRGLPVEETDSEVIVTTIKPFYIPKEFEEYEGDKIWEEIVPDTYVFTVETNGELPVEEIVSIALKILMRKADRFINELQRLAG; encoded by the coding sequence ATGGTTGAGGTTGAGATTCTCGAAAAGAGGGACGATTCAATTAAGTTCATTCTAAAAGGTGTTCACGTTGCCTTTGCAAACGCCCTAAGAAGAACTATTCTTGCTGAGGTTCCAACGTTTGCCGTGGATGAGGTTGAGTTCTATGAGAATGATTCTGCACTCTTTGATGAGATTATAGCCCACAGGCTCGCCATGATCCCGCTCACAACCCCGGTTGACAGGTTTGAGCTCGATGCCCTTGAGCTTGACGATTATACAGTAACTCTTTCCCTTGAAGCTGAGGGCCCAGCAATAGTTTATTCTGGTGACTTAAAGAGCGATGATCCTGATGTTAAGCCCGTGACTCCAGATATTCCAATAGTTAAGCTGGCCAAGGGTCAGAGGCTCGTGTTCAATGCATATGCAAAGCTTGGAAGGGGAAAGGATCACGCAAAGTGGCAGCCGGGCTTTGTGTACTACAAGTACTACACTAAGATCCACATAAGCAAGGAGATCGAGGGCTGGGAAAAGCTGAAGAAGCTCGCTAAGAAGAGGGGGTTACCCGTAGAGGAGACGGATTCTGAGGTTATAGTAACTACAATAAAGCCCTTCTACATTCCAAAGGAATTTGAAGAATACGAAGGAGATAAGATTTGGGAAGAGATAGTGCCCGACACGTACGTTTTCACGGTTGAAACTAATGGAGAACTTCCCGTTGAGGAGATAGTTAGCATTGCGCTCAAGATACTCATGAGGAAGGCCGATAGGTTTATAAATGAACTTCAAAGATTAGCTGGATGA
- a CDS encoding 30S ribosomal protein S11: protein MSEEQVNIKKKEKWGIAHIYSSYNNTIIHITDITGAETISRWSGGMVVKADRDEPSPYAAMIAAKRAAEEALEKGIIGVHIRVRAPGGSKSKTPGPGAQAAIRALARAGLKIGRVEDVTPIPHDGTRPKGGRRGRRV, encoded by the coding sequence ATGAGCGAGGAGCAGGTTAACATCAAGAAGAAGGAGAAGTGGGGTATAGCCCACATATACTCAAGCTACAACAACACGATAATCCACATCACCGACATCACCGGGGCTGAAACGATAAGCAGGTGGAGCGGTGGTATGGTGGTTAAGGCTGACAGGGATGAGCCTTCACCTTATGCAGCTATGATTGCAGCAAAGAGGGCCGCTGAGGAGGCCCTTGAGAAGGGAATCATTGGGGTTCACATAAGGGTAAGGGCCCCAGGAGGAAGTAAGAGCAAGACTCCTGGGCCCGGAGCCCAGGCAGCGATTAGAGCTCTCGCTAGGGCTGGCCTTAAGATAGGTAGGGTTGAGGATGTTACTCCAATTCCACACGATGGTACTAGGCCTAAGGGCGGTAGGAGAGGTAGGCGTGTCTGA
- a CDS encoding 30S ribosomal protein S4, with protein MGDPKRQRKKYETPPHPWIKERLDRERVLMDKYELKNKKELWKHETQLKNFRRRARRLLAARGKQAEIERQQLLARLKRLGLLPEDAVLDDVLSLTIEDILERRLQTIVYKKGLARTMRQARQLIVHGHIEVNGQIIRSPSYLVLKEEEDTITYARTSPFANPQHPERMMIEKAKQGGEA; from the coding sequence ATGGGAGATCCTAAGAGGCAGAGGAAGAAGTACGAGACTCCGCCTCACCCATGGATTAAGGAGAGGCTCGACAGGGAAAGGGTGCTAATGGACAAGTACGAGCTGAAGAACAAGAAGGAGCTCTGGAAGCACGAGACTCAGCTTAAGAACTTCAGAAGAAGGGCGAGAAGGCTGCTAGCTGCAAGAGGTAAGCAGGCCGAGATCGAGAGACAACAGTTGCTCGCCAGACTTAAGAGGCTTGGCCTCCTTCCTGAGGATGCCGTCCTCGATGACGTTCTCTCCCTGACAATCGAGGACATCCTTGAGAGGAGGCTACAGACGATAGTCTACAAGAAGGGACTGGCTAGGACAATGAGGCAGGCTAGGCAGCTCATAGTCCATGGTCACATTGAGGTCAACGGCCAGATAATAAGATCACCGAGCTACCTTGTCCTTAAGGAAGAGGAGGACACGATTACCTATGCAAGAACATCACCTTTCGCGAACCCACAGCACCCCGAGAGGATGATGATTGAGAAGGCTAAGCAGGGTGGTGAGGCATGA
- a CDS encoding 30S ribosomal protein S13 — MADFRHIVRVAGVDLDGHKQLRWALTAIKGVGINFATMVCRVAGLDPFMKAGYLTDEQVKKIEEILVDPVAHGIPRWAVNRPKDYETGRDMHLITAKLDMAIREDIMRLRRIRAYRGIRHELGLPVRGQRTRSNFRRGQTVGVSRKKK, encoded by the coding sequence ATGGCTGATTTCAGGCACATAGTTCGTGTTGCGGGAGTTGATTTGGATGGACACAAGCAATTAAGGTGGGCGCTCACCGCTATCAAGGGAGTCGGCATTAACTTCGCCACAATGGTCTGCAGAGTTGCAGGGCTCGACCCTTTCATGAAAGCAGGCTATCTTACGGATGAGCAGGTCAAGAAGATAGAGGAAATACTCGTCGATCCAGTTGCCCATGGAATCCCACGGTGGGCAGTTAACAGGCCGAAGGACTACGAGACGGGTAGGGATATGCACCTCATTACTGCCAAGCTTGACATGGCGATAAGAGAGGACATCATGAGGCTCAGGAGGATAAGGGCCTACAGGGGTATCAGGCACGAGCTTGGTCTACCAGTTAGAGGTCAGAGAACTAGATCCAACTTCAGGAGAGGTCAGACAGTTGGTGTGAGCAGGAAGAAGAAGTGA
- a CDS encoding class I SAM-dependent methyltransferase: MPHYYSREPQTPLKTKTIEVCIRGHCFRFITASGVFSFGKLDRGTELLIESMFLDPRWRVLDLGCGYGAIGIVASRFVEYVVMTDINKRAVMIAKKNLKLNNVKNAEVRYGDLYEPVKGEKFNSIITNPPVHAGKDVLERIIRGAPLYLEDDGLLQIVVKTKQGAKWVKEVMEGTFSEVVELAKGSGYRVYAGKK, translated from the coding sequence ATGCCTCACTATTACTCGCGGGAACCTCAAACTCCTCTGAAAACCAAAACGATTGAAGTTTGCATTAGAGGTCATTGCTTTAGATTTATAACGGCTAGCGGCGTCTTTTCCTTTGGCAAGCTTGACAGGGGAACTGAATTATTAATAGAGAGCATGTTCCTTGATCCACGATGGCGAGTTCTCGACTTAGGCTGTGGCTACGGTGCAATAGGGATAGTAGCATCGAGATTCGTTGAGTACGTTGTCATGACCGACATAAACAAGAGGGCGGTGATGATAGCAAAGAAGAATCTAAAGCTGAACAACGTTAAAAACGCTGAAGTTAGGTATGGCGATCTGTACGAGCCCGTTAAGGGAGAAAAGTTCAATTCAATAATTACAAATCCTCCAGTTCATGCGGGAAAGGATGTTCTTGAAAGGATTATTAGGGGGGCTCCCCTTTATCTTGAAGATGATGGTCTTCTGCAAATAGTTGTAAAGACGAAGCAAGGAGCTAAGTGGGTGAAAGAAGTCATGGAAGGTACTTTTAGCGAGGTTGTTGAACTTGCTAAGGGTAGTGGCTACAGGGTTTACGCTGGGAAGAAATAG
- a CDS encoding DUF3783 domain-containing protein, protein MKAYAIGFTPQEVEELKKILGMEVLCIPEYCRDWALASIVSQEKLEGRCDWHFRRFIIIHEATNEEIKKILEAVKQKFDNVIFATITPTSLTWRLEHLLNELIREDEYFKNLRRRGPIWSSDSSPLLLPQTLSLIFPSRNPHLYLQLL, encoded by the coding sequence TTGAAGGCTTACGCAATAGGTTTCACTCCCCAGGAAGTTGAAGAGTTAAAGAAAATCCTGGGAATGGAAGTTTTATGCATCCCAGAGTACTGCAGGGATTGGGCTCTCGCTTCAATAGTATCCCAGGAAAAGCTTGAGGGAAGGTGTGATTGGCACTTCAGGAGGTTTATAATAATCCACGAGGCCACGAATGAAGAAATAAAGAAAATCTTGGAGGCTGTAAAGCAGAAGTTTGACAACGTTATATTTGCAACAATCACGCCGACTTCACTTACTTGGAGGCTTGAACACCTGCTCAACGAGCTAATAAGGGAGGATGAGTACTTCAAAAACTTAAGGAGAAGGGGCCCTATCTGGAGTTCTGACAGTTCTCCTTTACTTCTACCTCAAACTCTTTCTTTAATATTCCCCTCCAGAAATCCACATCTTTACTTGCAACTCCTCTAG